Proteins from a single region of Rhodospirillales bacterium:
- a CDS encoding Glu/Leu/Phe/Val dehydrogenase: MQNTKASPHIKPENIDVTEISAASHPQYMDHEKIYKIHAPEQNITAFVGIHNTALGPALGGIRFKYYEDENTALTDVLRLSEAMTWKNAAGNLDHGGGKSVIMAPSADLRHPTDEILAIFAQGLNIINAGTPVYFGAEDMNTDETSMNKLLETTRWIKGGTAPSPDVVGGTPSPLTAIGVFECMKIAARHKLGKENLKDVHISMQGLGNVGGALAQYLHEQGAILTGCDVVDSVFEDLETKGVQVVRVGLNEIYDAPADIFAPNAIGGTLTDTNIKRLKTADVQIVCGAANNQQQDQSGGHQSRLMHDLDMLYCPDYIVNAGGVIWVAKVGQDAKTVTKEISTGVPRRFEEILQIYESATDQDMASLAARYARRRVETAQSQNSQNTGTETHNMIGA; this comes from the coding sequence ATGCAAAATACAAAAGCTTCGCCCCACATCAAACCGGAAAACATAGACGTCACAGAAATTTCTGCTGCGTCTCACCCCCAATATATGGACCATGAAAAAATCTATAAAATCCACGCGCCAGAGCAAAATATCACCGCTTTTGTTGGCATCCACAACACAGCTCTCGGACCAGCCTTGGGCGGCATCCGCTTCAAATATTACGAAGATGAAAATACGGCGCTGACAGATGTTTTACGCCTCTCCGAGGCCATGACCTGGAAAAATGCCGCCGGAAACCTTGACCACGGCGGCGGCAAAAGCGTAATCATGGCCCCATCTGCCGATCTGCGCCACCCAACCGATGAAATACTGGCTATATTTGCGCAAGGGCTCAACATCATCAACGCAGGCACACCCGTCTATTTCGGTGCTGAAGACATGAACACGGATGAAACCAGCATGAATAAACTGCTCGAAACAACCAGATGGATTAAAGGCGGCACCGCGCCCTCTCCTGATGTCGTTGGCGGCACGCCCTCTCCCCTGACCGCCATCGGTGTATTCGAATGCATGAAAATCGCAGCCCGCCACAAGCTCGGCAAAGAAAACCTTAAAGATGTGCATATCTCAATGCAAGGCCTTGGCAATGTAGGCGGCGCACTCGCGCAATATCTCCACGAACAAGGCGCAATTCTTACAGGCTGCGACGTCGTCGATTCCGTATTTGAAGATCTCGAAACTAAAGGCGTACAGGTTGTACGTGTCGGCCTTAATGAAATTTACGATGCACCAGCAGACATCTTCGCACCCAACGCCATTGGAGGCACATTAACGGACACCAACATCAAACGCCTCAAAACCGCAGACGTACAAATCGTCTGCGGCGCCGCCAACAACCAGCAACAAGATCAATCCGGTGGCCACCAAAGCCGCCTCATGCACGACCTGGATATGCTTTATTGCCCTGATTATATCGTCAATGCAGGCGGTGTCATCTGGGTTGCAAAAGTCGGACAAGACGCAAAAACTGTAACAAAAGAGATTAGCACCGGCGTCCCGCGCCGCTTCGAAGAAATCTTGCAAATCTACGAATCCGCCACTGACCAGGACATGGCCTCCCTCGCCGCCCGCTACGCCCGTCGGCGCGTTGAAACCGCCCAATCTCAAAACTCACAAAACACTGGGACCGAAACACACAACATGATAGGAGCTTAA
- a CDS encoding glycosyltransferase translates to MRILQVMAGAEHGGAETAFVDMCLALHEAGEVVEVATRANDIRVPRLQKAGIPVHILPFGGAVDVYTGARLRKIIQKFRPDIVQSWMSRAPSKVPRWKASMGCPRYVHVARLGSPYKMKYFKTAEYFVAITPLIREHILAHGVVGDHVVHINNFAEVEPVTQAINRADFDTPEGAPLVLGLGRLHPDKAFDTLIEVAAAQPDLYVWIAGEGPQRAELESLIEKLGVGNRVKLLGWRTDRAALLRAADICAFISRDEGFGTVFVQAWAQGIPVVVCEADGPRQFVRHEEDGLMAPIDDVEAIGAYIRQLIEEPDLVERLVRGGHARYEAEFTKQASLQGYLQFYHDILEREGLLGR, encoded by the coding sequence ATGAGAATCCTTCAAGTTATGGCCGGGGCGGAGCATGGCGGGGCGGAAACAGCTTTTGTCGATATGTGTCTGGCGTTGCATGAGGCCGGGGAAGTGGTTGAAGTAGCAACCCGGGCCAATGATATTCGGGTGCCTCGTTTGCAAAAAGCCGGAATCCCGGTGCATATATTGCCGTTTGGCGGGGCAGTGGATGTTTATACAGGCGCGCGTTTGCGCAAAATTATCCAAAAATTCAGGCCTGATATTGTGCAAAGCTGGATGAGCCGGGCACCGTCGAAGGTGCCGCGCTGGAAGGCTTCGATGGGGTGTCCGCGTTATGTGCATGTCGCGCGGCTGGGCAGTCCATACAAAATGAAGTATTTCAAAACGGCGGAGTATTTTGTTGCGATTACGCCGTTGATACGTGAGCACATATTGGCGCATGGTGTGGTCGGGGATCATGTCGTTCATATCAATAATTTTGCGGAGGTCGAGCCTGTTACGCAGGCCATTAACCGGGCTGATTTCGATACGCCGGAAGGCGCCCCGTTGGTGCTGGGGTTAGGGCGGCTGCATCCGGATAAGGCGTTTGATACGTTGATTGAAGTCGCGGCGGCGCAGCCGGATTTGTATGTGTGGATTGCTGGAGAAGGGCCGCAGCGCGCGGAGCTGGAGAGTTTAATTGAAAAGCTTGGCGTGGGGAATCGTGTGAAGCTTTTGGGATGGCGCACTGACCGGGCGGCTTTGTTGCGGGCGGCAGATATTTGTGCGTTTATTTCGCGCGATGAAGGGTTTGGTACGGTGTTTGTGCAGGCCTGGGCGCAGGGCATACCGGTGGTGGTGTGTGAGGCCGACGGGCCGCGTCAGTTTGTTCGTCACGAAGAAGACGGGTTGATGGCGCCTATTGATGACGTGGAGGCGATTGGGGCGTATATCCGGCAGTTGATTGAAGAGCCGGACTTGGTGGAGCGTTTGGTGCGCGGCGGTCATGCGCGCTATGAAGCTGAATTTACCAAGCAGGCGAGTTTGCAGGGGTATTTGCAATTTTATCACGATATTCTTGAGCGTGAAGGTCTCTTGGGTCGTTAA